The Bacteroides sp. AN502(2024) DNA segment ATTCCTGACATTTGATTCTATCAAGATCTTTGCCCTCGGTGCATTGTCATTCGTTATTGCAACTACATCCGGTGTAATCTTCGTTAAGATATTCAACATCTTCCTGAAGAAGGATAACAAGATTAATCCGTTGATTGGTAATGCAGGCGTTTCTGCTGTTCCCGATTCTGCACGTATTTCGCAGGTAATTGGCTTGGAATATGATTCGACTAATTATTTGTTGATGCATGCTATGGGTCCGAACGTTGCCGGAGTGATCGGTTCAGCTGTCGCTGCCGGTATCCTGCTTGGATTCTTGATGTAGAGATAAGATACCTCTGCCGGATTCCCATTCGGTATGTCTTAAACGATCAAAGTAGAATTCTTCTCTACGAAAATGTCTCTTTCTACGGAAAGGGGCATTTTTTATTGTCCTTCTTTTCTTTATACCATCTCTGCCCCACCACCCTATTAACGGCGCAACATAGACCCTATCCACAGAACAGGAAAAACTGAATAAAAAGGGAGAACTCGTTTTAGAAGTAACCCATTAGTATAATGCTGCTGACAATTGGCTGAAAGAGCTGAAAAGTAAACAAAAAATAGAAGATTTCTTTCAGAATGAGAATCCCGAGACTACAAAGAAAGAATAAAACCTGCGTTTTACCGCTAACTAAAAAGGCTGCCACCGTCAACCGGAAGCAGCCTTTCTTTTTATTTATGAAATAATCCGAAAATTACTGTGCCAATTTATTGTCAGAACCGAGCACGTTAAGGATTTTGTGCTTATACAGTTTCTCCATGTTGTCACGAGCCGGACCAAGATACTTACGTGGATCGAATTCAGCCGGTTTTTCAACAAAAGTCTTACGGATAGCAGCAGTCATAGCCAAACGAGAGTCTGAGTCAATGTTGATTTTGCAAACAGCTGACTTAGCTGCTTTACGCAACCATTCTTCCGGAATACCGATAGCAGCTTTCAGTGCGCCGCCGTATTGGTTGATAGTTTCCACTTCTTCTTGAGGAACTGAAGAAGATCCGTGAAGAACGATAGGGAATCCCGGAAGTTTTTCCATAACAGCATCCAACACCTCGAAAGCCAAAGGAGGAGGAACCATACGACCAGTTTTCGGATCGATGTGACATTGTTCCGGAGTAAATTTGTAAGCACCGTGAGAAGTACCGATTGAGATCGCCAAAGAGTCGCAACCCGTGCGAGTAGCGAAGTCGATCACTTCTTCAGGGTCAGTATATGTGTGGTGTTCAGCAGAAACTTCATCTTCTACACCAGCCAATACACCAAGTTCACCTTCTACAGTTACATCAAACTGGTGAGCGTAATCCACTACCTTCTTAGTCAATGCAACATTTTCTTCATAAGGAAGGTGTGAACCATCGATCATCACTGAAGAGAAACCTGAATCGATACAAGATTTACAAGTTTCGAATGTATCTCCGTGGTCAAGATGAAGAACGATTTCCGGATGTGCGCAGCCTAATTCTTTAGCATATTCTACAGCACCCTGTGCCATGTAACGCAACAAAGTAGCGTTAGCATACTGACGAGCACCCTTAGAAACCTGAAGAATCACAGGAGATTTAGTTTCAACAGCAGCCTTGATGATAGCCTGCATCTGTTCCATATTGTTGAAGTTGAATGCTGGGATAGCATATCCACCTTTGATAGCCTTAGCAAACATTTCTCTTGTGTTTACCAATCCTAAATCTTTGTAATTTACCATTTTGTTTAAAGTTTATTGTTAGTGAATAAAAATTCTACGCAAAAGTAAGCATTATCCATCGAATAACGAACACCGAAAAGAAAAATATAGTAGAAAAAGGCTTAAATCAGATGCCAAATTTTTGCAAGAATTCGAGTGCGGCATCAGATTGTAATGTCTACCTTGCAAATAACCGACTAAAAGACAGATATATGCAGCTGCACTCACGCTGCCATCCATAAAGATTTCAGCCACGACCTATAGACGTTCAACCTGCCATTCAACGTAAGTTCGATATAAAATCAAAAAATGAAAAATTGCCCGTCATTGATAAAATCCATATCAATGGCGGGTTGCATCACACATGACCATATACGCATAAGCAAATCAGTTCTCCGGATTTATTCAATCCGGTTTCTTTTGATTGCCTAACGGACAGCATCCTGGCAGGCAATTGTCCCAATTAGAAATGCATGTGGGAATCATCTTCTATAGAACTGTCTCAACGGACTCTCATCATGCAATTCTCAATCAGAGAGGCTCCATTGCCATGGTTCATAATATAAGCAAATTCATTTTTTTATCACTCTTCAAGATAAAGCCCAAATCTTTGATGCCAATTGATATGGTACTATTACAAGCAATATATGCAGGACAGATGCATAATCCGTGCATTAAATGACTACATAAACCAATGATGATAACATACCTATTTAGAATACAGAACATCTTTATCGAAGCAATATTGTCCTAAATAAATTTTGAGCATGAGCTAACTGACTATACTGTTAAGTATAGCCTCGAGAGTTCAAAATCAATCCCCCCCTAATCGTTTTCGATGGTTTCGGGAGGTGGTGTAAATGGTTGATCAAGCCATTTTTGGAGGTCGATTTTGGTAAATGTGTTCAGCCGGAGGGTGACCACAAGGTTAGCCAATGCCCATTTGTATCTTGCGATGTGCTTTAGCCATGTCAGAATCAGCATTGTAGTCATAGCAGTCCATATTTGGGTCTCTACGGCATTGCGGGATGTGCCGATAAAGCTCTTGATGCGTAGCAGTTGCTTGAGGTTGCGAAAGAAGATTTCTATGTTCCACCGAGCCTTGTACAGAGCCGCTATGCTTGATGCTGCCAATGTGAAGTTGTTTGTGAGTAGCTCAACCTCAAAACCGTGTTCATCGTTCCATACTGCGATGCGACGTAAACGTTTGGGATATTTGGATTTGGCCGCCGAGAGTTCGAACTCGATTATTTCGTCAATAAGTACATTCTGAGCGTGTTTTTCAGGCAAAGGCAACTCCTCTATGGCTTTGTACCGGATATTGTCTTTATGACGCACTACAAAGAACACGTTGCTGCTGTCCCAATTATTCAGCAATGAGTAGTCACAGTAGCCTCGGTCGGCTACTACAATACTATACGGATGTAACTCAATATCAAAAGCAGCTTTGTTGTCGGTGGTTTTGCCATCGGTGATATTCACGAACTCCGGCAAAAGACTGTCATAGTCCAATAGCGTGTGCATCTTGACCGCCCCCTTGGTGGTAGTGTAATGTGCCCAGTCATATATTGACAGAGTCAATGACACCAATGTGGAGTCGAGCAGTTTTATCGGCATCTTGAAACGGAACTTTCTTCGTTGCCATAGGGCTTGCTGTCCGAAATACTGAAACAACGAGTAGAATATGCCGCGAAAAACCGAACTGTCTCGGTTGGCGTTCTGATATGCTACCGTTGACTTGGATGGTGCACGGTTGATTCCCAAATGATTGAGGTTGCCGGTGGCTGATTTCAGCCCGTTTGAGATATCTCTGACTGAATCACATCCTGAGAATTGGCTGAAAATCATGCTAACAAACTGACTCCATGTATTGTAGCCCTTACAATGCTTGTCTGACCCCGAAGATTTTATGATTTTCCTGATATTTTCTTTCGGGAGATGTGATATTACCTGTGCGAAAAGTGTTATATTTGCCATAGGAAGTAGATGAGTTGGTAGCTCGCTACTAAGGTAGTCATTTTACCTTAGTTCTACTTCCTTTTTATTTGTTCCCCCAATTTATTTAGGACAATATTGTTATCGAAGATTTTTTCCATAAAACCTTTTTCTATTTCACAGAAAAACATTACCTTTGCGCACTGAAAATGACCATTACACTATTTCTTACCAAAATAGTAACAGAATATAAATTAAAAAACAGATACTGAAATGAAAAAAGGCCTTCATCCAGAATCATACCGTCCGGTAGTATTTAAAGATATGTCAAATGGTGACATGTTTTTATCTAAGTCAACTGTAGCAACCAAAGAAACCATCGAATTCGAAGGTGAAACTTATCCGTTGCTGAAGATTGAAATCTCAAACACTTCTCACCCGTTCTATACAGGTAAATCTACATTGGTGGATACTGCTGGTCGTGTTGATAAGTTCATGAGCCGTTACGGTGACCGCAAGAAGAAATAATTCGATTTTTCGCGAAAGATGAAAAAAGAGAAGGTGTGTCGTAATGAACGATACGCCTTCTTTTTTTCATCACCTATAAAGAATCAGTAAACCTTCTTCAAGCTGCGCTCTTTTGAAGATTTGTTTGATAAATGTGTTCCCCCCATCTGAAAAGAGCGGGTACAAGTTTATAAAACAGTTTAATCATCCAGTCTATACCTTCTTTTCTCATTTTTGCACACATCTTTTTTATATTGAAGGCAATGGCCAAGAATGCGAAGTCCATAAAGACCTTCTCCTTTCCAAAATGGCGGAAACGTTTGTAGTTCATATTATATTTTATTTGCCCGAACACAGCTTCCGGTTCTATACATCTTTGCCCTCTGTGTTTCAGTCCTTCTTCG contains these protein-coding regions:
- a CDS encoding type B 50S ribosomal protein L31, which translates into the protein MKKGLHPESYRPVVFKDMSNGDMFLSKSTVATKETIEFEGETYPLLKIEISNTSHPFYTGKSTLVDTAGRVDKFMSRYGDRKKK
- a CDS encoding class II fructose-bisphosphate aldolase, which translates into the protein MVNYKDLGLVNTREMFAKAIKGGYAIPAFNFNNMEQMQAIIKAAVETKSPVILQVSKGARQYANATLLRYMAQGAVEYAKELGCAHPEIVLHLDHGDTFETCKSCIDSGFSSVMIDGSHLPYEENVALTKKVVDYAHQFDVTVEGELGVLAGVEDEVSAEHHTYTDPEEVIDFATRTGCDSLAISIGTSHGAYKFTPEQCHIDPKTGRMVPPPLAFEVLDAVMEKLPGFPIVLHGSSSVPQEEVETINQYGGALKAAIGIPEEWLRKAAKSAVCKINIDSDSRLAMTAAIRKTFVEKPAEFDPRKYLGPARDNMEKLYKHKILNVLGSDNKLAQ
- a CDS encoding IS4 family transposase, which produces MANITLFAQVISHLPKENIRKIIKSSGSDKHCKGYNTWSQFVSMIFSQFSGCDSVRDISNGLKSATGNLNHLGINRAPSKSTVAYQNANRDSSVFRGIFYSLFQYFGQQALWQRRKFRFKMPIKLLDSTLVSLTLSIYDWAHYTTTKGAVKMHTLLDYDSLLPEFVNITDGKTTDNKAAFDIELHPYSIVVADRGYCDYSLLNNWDSSNVFFVVRHKDNIRYKAIEELPLPEKHAQNVLIDEIIEFELSAAKSKYPKRLRRIAVWNDEHGFEVELLTNNFTLAASSIAALYKARWNIEIFFRNLKQLLRIKSFIGTSRNAVETQIWTAMTTMLILTWLKHIARYKWALANLVVTLRLNTFTKIDLQKWLDQPFTPPPETIEND